A genomic window from Salvia hispanica cultivar TCC Black 2014 chromosome 5, UniMelb_Shisp_WGS_1.0, whole genome shotgun sequence includes:
- the LOC125186911 gene encoding serine/arginine-rich SC35-like splicing factor SCL33 isoform X2 — MGRRYSRSPSPRGYRRGYRSPSPRGRYRSRGRDLPTSLLVRNLRHDCRTEDLRGPFGEFGPLKDIYLPRDYYTGQPRGFGFVQYVDPDDAAEAKYHMDGQSLLGRELTVVFAEENRKKPSEMRSRERIRSSSRYSRSPRHRGSYSPSPRYRRTYSQSPSPSPGYYSTPSRGRHRSRSISPRGKSYRERSYSRSPYESRSQSRSPVRSRSWSPEGY, encoded by the exons ATGGGAAGAAGATACAGCAGAAGTCCATCTCCTAGAGGTTACAGAAGGGGATACCGAAGCCCTAGCCCAAGGGGTCGTTACCGAAGCCGTGGGAGAGACCTCCCAACTAGTCTGCTCGTTCGCAATCTTCGCCATGATTGCAG GACTGAAGATCTCCGTGGTCCGTTTGGCGAATTTGGTCCGCTTAAGGACATTTACTTACCACGTGACTATTACACAGG GCAGCCACGTGGATTTGGTTTTGTGCAATATGTTGACCCAGATGATGCTGCCGAGGCCAAGTATCATATGGATGGTCAGTCACTTCTTGGGCGCGAGTTGACGGTTGTGTTTGCTGAGGAAAACAGGAAAAAGCCATCAGAGATGAGGTCTCGTGAGCGTATCAG ATCATCCAGTCGTTACTCCAGGTCACCTCGCCACAGAGGTTCTTACTCCCCGTCACCACGCTATCGCCGTACCTACTCCCAAAGTCCCAGTCCTAGTCCTGGCTATTATTCCACTCCTTCAAGGGGCAGACACCGCTCCAG ATCCATCTCGCCTCGTGGGAAAAGCTACAGAGAGAGATCCTATTCCAGGTCTCCCTACGAAAGCAGGAGCCAGAGCCGGAGTCCGGTCAGAAGTAGGAGCTGGAGCCCAGAGGGCTACTGA
- the LOC125186911 gene encoding serine/arginine-rich SC35-like splicing factor SCL33 isoform X1 produces MGRRYSRSPSPRGYRRGYRSPSPRGRYRSRGRDLPTSLLVRNLRHDCRTEDLRGPFGEFGPLKDIYLPRDYYTGQPRGFGFVQYVDPDDAAEAKYHMDGQSLLGRELTVVFAEENRKKPSEMRSRERISRSSSRYSRSPRHRGSYSPSPRYRRTYSQSPSPSPGYYSTPSRGRHRSRSISPRGKSYRERSYSRSPYESRSQSRSPVRSRSWSPEGY; encoded by the exons ATGGGAAGAAGATACAGCAGAAGTCCATCTCCTAGAGGTTACAGAAGGGGATACCGAAGCCCTAGCCCAAGGGGTCGTTACCGAAGCCGTGGGAGAGACCTCCCAACTAGTCTGCTCGTTCGCAATCTTCGCCATGATTGCAG GACTGAAGATCTCCGTGGTCCGTTTGGCGAATTTGGTCCGCTTAAGGACATTTACTTACCACGTGACTATTACACAGG GCAGCCACGTGGATTTGGTTTTGTGCAATATGTTGACCCAGATGATGCTGCCGAGGCCAAGTATCATATGGATGGTCAGTCACTTCTTGGGCGCGAGTTGACGGTTGTGTTTGCTGAGGAAAACAGGAAAAAGCCATCAGAGATGAGGTCTCGTGAGCGTATCAG CAGATCATCCAGTCGTTACTCCAGGTCACCTCGCCACAGAGGTTCTTACTCCCCGTCACCACGCTATCGCCGTACCTACTCCCAAAGTCCCAGTCCTAGTCCTGGCTATTATTCCACTCCTTCAAGGGGCAGACACCGCTCCAG ATCCATCTCGCCTCGTGGGAAAAGCTACAGAGAGAGATCCTATTCCAGGTCTCCCTACGAAAGCAGGAGCCAGAGCCGGAGTCCGGTCAGAAGTAGGAGCTGGAGCCCAGAGGGCTACTGA